One Peromyscus leucopus breed LL Stock chromosome 4, UCI_PerLeu_2.1, whole genome shotgun sequence genomic region harbors:
- the LOC114698964 gene encoding 40S ribosomal protein S21-like: protein MQNDASEFMDLYVPQKCSTSNRIIGAKDHASIRMNVTEVGRVTGWFNGQFKIYAICGAIRRMGESGDSIL from the coding sequence ATGCAGAACGACGCCAGCGAGTTCATGGACCTGTACGTGCCGCAGAAATGCTCCACGAGTAACCGCATTATTGGTGCCAAGGACCATGCATCCATCCGGATGAACGTGACTGAGGTTGGCAGGGTCACAGGCTGGTTTAATGGCCAGTTTAAAATCTATGCTATCTGTGGGGCCATTCGAAGGATGGGTGAATCAGGTGACTCTATTCTCTGA